A single Bosea sp. PAMC 26642 DNA region contains:
- a CDS encoding nuclear transport factor 2 family protein → MIKLTTLAALPTAVELAKRSVETFVSKDVKGWVALADENILTEFPFAPEGSPRRLEGRDALYEYIKNYPSVIDIRSMPTWKAYATDDPNTAIIEWSVSGEVLPNGNIYDMKYATFVTFRDGLMTNYREYWDPMTFIKNMGDARF, encoded by the coding sequence ATGATCAAGCTCACCACCCTTGCGGCTCTGCCAACCGCCGTAGAGCTCGCAAAGCGCAGCGTAGAGACCTTCGTGTCAAAGGATGTTAAGGGCTGGGTTGCCCTCGCCGATGAGAACATCCTGACTGAATTCCCGTTCGCCCCCGAGGGCTCGCCGCGTCGTCTGGAAGGGCGCGACGCGCTTTACGAGTATATCAAGAATTACCCGAGTGTGATCGACATACGCTCGATGCCGACGTGGAAGGCCTACGCCACCGACGATCCCAACACCGCGATTATCGAATGGAGCGTCTCTGGGGAGGTTCTGCCCAATGGCAATATTTACGACATGAAGTACGCGACCTTCGTTACCTTCCGCGACGGGCTGATGACTAACTACCGCGAGTATTGGGATCCGATGACGTTCATCAAGAACATGGGCGACGCTCGTTTCTGA
- a CDS encoding SDR family NAD(P)-dependent oxidoreductase: MAGTKLSHEGRVALVTGAARGIGQAIALRLAEHGARLVLVDLAETSETAGLIAEETLTIAADVSSASDWKRIDDTIQQKFGGTDIVVNNAGIGGPTDIEELDIEKWRYIFSINLDAHFLSAKQFVPQMRQKGWGRFVNISSNSIGIAIPGMSHYMATKMGVLGFVRGLANDVAENGITVNAILPSLVNTALVKDMPEEEKQRTWKGQAIKRFADPGDIAGAAVFLSSQDAAFITGQALPVDGGQYKIS, translated from the coding sequence ATGGCTGGAACAAAGTTGAGTCACGAGGGCCGTGTCGCCCTCGTCACGGGCGCAGCCCGGGGGATCGGGCAGGCGATTGCACTGAGGCTCGCCGAACATGGTGCGCGCCTGGTGCTGGTAGATTTGGCGGAAACGAGCGAGACGGCAGGCCTCATCGCCGAGGAAACCCTGACGATCGCTGCCGACGTATCTAGCGCGAGCGACTGGAAGCGGATCGATGACACGATCCAACAAAAGTTCGGCGGCACCGACATCGTCGTGAACAACGCAGGTATCGGCGGCCCGACCGATATCGAGGAATTGGACATAGAGAAGTGGCGCTACATCTTTTCGATAAACCTCGACGCTCATTTCCTGAGCGCGAAGCAATTTGTGCCACAGATGCGTCAGAAGGGTTGGGGTCGGTTCGTCAATATCTCATCCAACTCGATCGGCATCGCGATCCCCGGAATGAGCCATTACATGGCGACCAAGATGGGCGTCCTCGGTTTCGTGCGCGGCCTCGCTAACGACGTTGCCGAGAATGGCATTACTGTGAACGCCATCCTACCATCGTTGGTCAATACCGCGCTGGTGAAGGATATGCCGGAGGAGGAGAAGCAACGCACTTGGAAAGGTCAGGCGATCAAGCGCTTCGCGGACCCGGGCGACATCGCCGGGGCCGCCGTGTTCCTCTCGAGCCAGGATGCAGCCTTCATCACCGGGCAGGCACTGCCGGTCGACGGCGGACAATACAAAATCTCCTGA
- a CDS encoding AraC family transcriptional regulator gives MTTSADQSFVRWYKEGELAQYVRSMKSPGGVLNLIEVVQPAGDVSRPALPEITVYLDMRGGNRVDADLGSGKFRAGSEQGCFFVAAPDFANSVVIDKEHHFRALSFPVGQWRDVFDDAADGGLTLELPQIHSGQFRSPAVRSALRKLWALSDEEGAPSRLLARAAGCEILAELCRLGGASIAPASGGLAPWAERRSLDMMQARLADDISLDELAAEARLSPFHFARMFKQSVGVPPRVHLTRLRVERACELLGTTDLPITQIAFEVGYSSSQVLARVFLASQNMTPTDYRRAVRDPTRSGERHDLQRVPSAAEPIGGRR, from the coding sequence ATGACAACCTCTGCGGATCAGTCTTTCGTCCGGTGGTATAAGGAGGGCGAGCTTGCGCAGTACGTCCGCTCGATGAAATCGCCTGGTGGCGTTCTGAATTTGATCGAGGTGGTGCAGCCCGCGGGCGACGTGTCACGGCCCGCCCTGCCGGAGATCACCGTCTACCTGGACATGCGGGGCGGCAACCGCGTGGACGCCGATCTGGGATCGGGCAAGTTTCGAGCGGGGAGCGAGCAGGGTTGCTTCTTCGTCGCCGCGCCCGACTTCGCCAACAGCGTTGTAATCGACAAGGAGCATCATTTTCGCGCGCTGTCGTTTCCCGTCGGGCAGTGGCGGGACGTGTTCGACGATGCCGCCGATGGAGGGCTCACGCTGGAGTTGCCGCAGATCCACTCGGGACAGTTCCGTTCGCCGGCTGTCCGATCCGCGCTTCGAAAACTGTGGGCCCTTTCGGACGAGGAGGGCGCTCCGTCGCGTCTGCTGGCGCGGGCAGCCGGCTGCGAGATACTCGCCGAGCTGTGTCGGCTGGGCGGGGCGTCGATCGCGCCGGCGAGCGGCGGGCTCGCACCGTGGGCCGAACGGCGCAGTCTGGACATGATGCAGGCGCGTCTCGCGGATGACATCAGTCTCGACGAACTCGCGGCCGAGGCGAGGCTCTCTCCGTTCCACTTCGCCCGCATGTTCAAGCAGAGTGTCGGCGTGCCGCCTCGGGTCCATCTGACGCGTCTGCGGGTGGAGCGAGCCTGCGAGCTCCTCGGGACGACAGACCTTCCCATCACGCAGATCGCCTTCGAGGTCGGGTACTCGTCGAGCCAGGTGCTCGCACGCGTGTTCCTCGCCTCTCAGAACATGACCCCTACCGATTACCGTCGTGCGGTCCGCGATCCGACGCGCTCCGGCGAGCGGCACGATCTCCAGCGAGTTCCTTCAGCCGCGGAGCCTATTGGCGGTCGGCGTTGA